A genomic region of Zea mays cultivar B73 chromosome 6, Zm-B73-REFERENCE-NAM-5.0, whole genome shotgun sequence contains the following coding sequences:
- the LOC100281511 gene encoding CBL-interacting serine/threonine-protein kinase 15 yields the protein MMEAEKNGNILMQKYEVGKLLGQGTFAKVYHARNIETSQSVAIKVIDKDKIFKVGLMEQIKREISVMKLVRHPNIVQLYEVMATKSKIYFVLEYVKGGELFNKIAKGKLREDASRKYFQQLVSAVDFCHSRGVYHRDLKPENLLVDENGNLKISDFGLSALAESRRQDGLLHTTCGTPAYVAPEVISRKGYDGAKVDTWSCGVILFVLMAGYLPFQDSNLMEMYRKIGKADFKCPPWFPSDVRKLVSRILDPNPRTRMPITKIVECFWFKKGIDNKLIRKNIEMKGKVSALTDVNVVFSSTGIGSNNNKLVDVEQDVAKITNLNAFDIISLSEGFNLSGLFEESEKRKEARFTSSQSASTIISKLEDAATCSKMTIKKKEGGVLKMEGANEGRKGVLSIDAEIFEVTPAFHLVEIKKNNGDTLEYENLFKQDMKPALKDIVWAWQGESKDQQAKDHNQS from the coding sequence ATGATGGAAGCAGAGAAGAATGGAAACATTCTTATGCAAAAGTATGAGGTTGGAAAATTATTGGGGCAAGGAACATTTGCCAAGGTATACCATGCTAGGAACATAGAGACCTCTCAAAGTGTTGCTATCAAGGTTATTGACAAGGACAAAATTTTTAAGGTTGGGCTAATGGAGCAGATCAAACGAGAGATATcggtgatgaaactggtgaggCACCCAAACATCGTGCAACTTTATGAGGTCATGGCTACTAAATCAAAGATATACTTTGTGCTTGAATATGTCAAGGGTGGTGAATTGTTTAACAAAATTGCTAAAGGAAAGTTAAGAGAAGATGCTTCCAGGAAATACTTCCAGCAATTGGTTAGTGCGGTTGATTTTTGTCATAGTAGGGGTGTGTATCATCGTGATTTGAAGCCAGAAAACCTACTTGTTGATGAGAATGGGAatctaaaaatttcagattttggaTTGAGTGCTCTTGCTGAATCAAGACGCCAAGATGGTCTTCTACACACAACTTGTGGTACTCCAGCATATGTGGCGCCAGAGGTTATTAGCCGAAAAGGATATGATGGCGCAAAGGTTGACACATGGTCCTGTGGTGTGATCCTATTTGTTCTTATGGCTGGATATCTTCCTTTCCAAGATTCAAATTTGATGGAGATGTACAGAAAGATTGGAAAAGCAGATTTCAAATGCCCACCATGGTTTCCATCTGATGTACGCAAGTTAGTGTCAAGAATTCTTGATCCAAATCCAAGGACTAGAATGCCAATTACAAAAATAGTGGAATGCTTTTGGTTCAAAAAGGGCATTGACAACAAGCTAATCCGAAAGAATATCGAGATGAAAGGGAAAGTTTCAGCTCTCACTGATGTTAATGTAGTTTTCTCATCCACGGGTATTGGTAGCAACAATAACAAATTGGTTGATGTGGAACAAGATGTAGCGAAGATTACCAACCTGAATGCTTTTGAcattatttccctttcagaaggctTTAATCTTTCAGGCTTATTTGAAGAGtccgagaaaagaaaagaggcaCGGTTCACATCTAGTCAATCAGCTTCAACTATTATCTCAAAACTAGAAGATGCTGCCACCTGTTCAAAGATGACAATAAAGAAAAAAGAAGGTGGTGTGCTAAAAATGGAAGGTGCAAATGAAGGAAGGAAAGGTGTACTATCTATTGATGCTGAGATCTTTGAAGTTACTCCTGCTTTCCATCTTGTAGAGATTAAGAAAAATAATGGGGATACACTAGAATATGAAAATTTGTTTAAGCAGGACATGAAACCAGCGCTTAAAGACATTGTTTGGGCATGGCAAGGTGAGAGTAAGGACCAACAGGCCAAGGATCACAATCAATCATAA